Part of the Vagococcus teuberi genome, AGCTATGAAACGCCTCTATCAGATTTTTATCCTGATATTGCATATAGTGATGAGATAACCATTCGTGATTTACTAGACCAAACATCAGGTATTCGAATGGATGAAATAGCACCAGGTGACATTTTAAAAACTCAAAAAGAACAAATGGATTATGTTTTAGAGAGTCTTGAGAGTACAGGTGAAATGAGTTTTAGCTATACTAATGCTAATTATTCTTTATTAGCAGGTATTTTATCGACTGTTACAGGAGAAGACTATGAAACATTGTTTACCAAAGAAATCATTGAGCCACTACATTTATCTAATACATTTTTCTGGGATACCGTGTCAGATAAAAAAGTAGCAAAAGCATACAATAGTTCCATTTTACTAGGTGAATATGCTACAGGAACGGATAATTTTGTTGCAGCTAAACCTTTGTATTCTAGTCTAATCGGTGCCGGAAATGTATTGATGTCGGCAAAAGATTTGGCAACTTATTTAGAAGGCTTAGCTAATGGAACATTGATTACTAAAGATGAATTTTCTGATTTAATACAGGGAAATCCCGAATATAGTGGGGCTTTCTGGGGCAATGATGAACTACTACAAACCAATGGGAGTCTTGGTAACTATCAATCTTCTGTTTTACTAGATAAGTCAGGCGGGAAAATGGTAATCTTGATTAGCAATGGAAGTGAGATTGACAGTTTGTCAGATTTAGCATCAGATATTTATCAACGAACATTTAATTAATAGAAAAAAATCACCAATCTTCATGATGGAAGGTTGGTGATTTTTTGCACTATTATTAGTACAAACCCTTGTTATATAAGGCGCAATTTTAAATTGCTAGTGTATTTTTACTGATGCAAGAGATAGTTGCTAGCGATATTTCGTAGTATCATATACTTTATAGATAAATGGAGGAGAAAATATGTTAGCAACTATACTAAAGGAAAAACGACATGAACTAGGTTTAACTCAGCAAGATGTCGCAGAACAATTAAATGTTACAAGACAAACTGTATCGAGTTGGGAAGTCGGAAAAAGCATTCCCGATATTTCAAGTCTAATTAGTCTAAGTGAATTGTATGATATTTCTTTAGATTACATGTTGAAAGGGGATAAACAAGTGAGTGAAAAGCTAAAAAAAGATGTCATTGAATTAAATTTTTTACGATTTTTTTCAAAAGCAACGCTAATTATTTTGGGCGTTATATTAATCATCTTGGTTCCCTTTTCGGGTATTGTTTTATTAGGAATATATTTTTATTTAACAGTTATTAAAAAGAAAGAGGTTAAAATTATCACTCATACGAAGGAGGAAAAAGTGGTGGAAGAAAGAACAAGTAGTGTGATTCAAGCGATAACAGATTCTACCTCAATTATTGGAGCAGTTTCTCTGTTTTATGTGGTTATCTCAATTATTATAGGAAATGCAAGTTTAATTGTTGATGAACAAAATCGATACATCCTTATTGTACTGTTTATTGGAATGGCTGTTGGTAGATATATTAGGTACCAAAGAGGGATGAAAGAATGAATAGTAAAGTAAAATTTGGTGGAACAGTAGAGGAACAGAATGAGTTGGCAACTCTTTACTATGATGCAACTAAAATTCCTAATATTGATAACTTGGAAGATATAAAGGGTATTCTGCAAGAAAATATGTTTAGTAGAGTAATAAGGAAGTGTAAATGGGTTTTTGAATTTAATTTGTCAAATTAAGCTAGACAAAAAAATATCATTGTTTATATAGCTCAAAAATACTTCCAATGGTGTTTATAGTTTAATGATTTCCTAGGAATATTATTTCTTTTAGATGCGATAGATTGGATAAAAGATTCCTCAATTTCGTTGAAATCCATTTTTTTAGGTAAGCCATTTTTGCGTAATAACCTATTAGAGTGTTCGTTTAAGTCTTTTTTAGGGTGTTCCTGAATCGACAAAATAAATATCAATATCGTTTCGATTTCTGATTGATTTAAATAGATGACATAGAAGTTGATTAAACCAATTATTTAAATTATTTTCGATATCTATTGCTCATCTGTAGTCAGGTGTGCATAGGTCATTTGTGATTACTCTTCTTGTTTTCTTTGGTTAGAAAGGCAATCTGAGTGTATCGCAAATGATTTTTTTAATTTTCTAGCTTAATTTTACAATCGGCGTTGGTAAAATTAAGTAGTAGAGTAGAAATTAATTTTGAAAGAGTCAGACATGAGTAAACTTAATCAAATAGGTCCTTATTCATTAGAATATTTAGTTCAAAAGAAACACCTTTATTGCACATTAAGAGGATAAGAAAAATTATTAAATAGATCGAATCAAATAGTGGTTTTAGGTTATACAACTCATCTAGGAATCAACATATTAGTTGTACCTTGATTGTTATTTATAATAACTAAAAAATATATTACTCTGAACAAAACAGTGATGAATGCTGATTAGAATATACCGGCTATTGCTTATTTACTACGCTAAACTAATTTAATACCTTTCTTTCCATACAAAAAAAATACACATGAAAATTTGGCTGATTTTCACATGTCAAAATATAAAAAATATTTAAATTAAAAGACCTAGACTTCTCTAATTTTTGTCTGTTTTTGATTGTTTATCTATATTAGTAATAGAACACAATAAAGATAACTAAATTAATTTAACTTAAGCAAACAACTATATTATTGTCTTTGTTTTATAAGCTATTATTTTAAATAAAACGTTTACAAAAAGAGGTTTTTTTGGTAAAATTTGGTAAATAAATAGATGGTTATCGTTTGTTAAAACGAGCTAAATCTATACATTTATATTAGTGGGCAGACTTTATTTGAGTGTGGTTTTGTCTATTTGTAAAATTATTCATAGGGGGAATAATCGTGAAAAAAAAATCAGGAGTTTTGGTAGGAGTGCTAGCAACAGTCTTTTTATATCTAGGGGCATGTAGCATACAAAAAGAGGGGTCGACTAAAGTAAATGATAAACCAGCAGAAGAACTGACTCTTTATGTAGTTCGACATGGTAAGACTATGCTTAATACGACAGATCGTGTTCAGGGTTGGTCTGATGCAGTATTGACACCTGAAGGAGAGAAAGTTGTTATGGCTGCTGGTAAAGGGTTAGCAGATGTTGAATTTCAAAGTGCTTATAGTAGTGATAGTGGTAGAGCGATTCAAACAGCTGATTTGATATTAGCTGAAAATAATAAAAAAAATGTAGAGTTAAAGACAGATAAACGATTAAGAGAATTTAATTTTGGTAGTTATGAAGGTGATTTAAATCATACAATGTGGCAAGATATTGCAGATGACAATGGAGTGACTTTAGAGGAATTCATGAAAGATATGTCACCTGAATCATTTGCGAATAGTGTAGCTAAATTGGATAAAGAGAAAGTAGAAAAAGGAGCTAATTGGGCAGCAGAAGATTATAAAACAATTACTACACGACTTACTGAAGGTTTAAATGAAATAGTGAAAGAAGAATCAAAGAAAAATGGTAGTGGAAATGTTTTAATTACATCTCATGGGTTAAGTATAGCTGCATTATTAGATACATTATTTGATGGTTTTGAAGTTCCTGAAGGTGGATTGAAAAACTCTAGTGTTAGTATTATTAAGTATAAAGATGGTAAATATAAATTAGAGTCCGTTAATGATTTGAGCTATGTTGAAAAGGGGCAAAAAGAAAATTAATTAAAAAAGAACGTCTTGTTGATGAAAATAACAAGATGTTCTTTTTTAGTTATCTTTTGTATGGTAAAAGAATGGCTCTTTGTCAAATAGGACTGATGAGTTAAATTGGTAAGATGATGATTGTGAGAGAAGTGGAAGGGTTCTTGCGTGTTCTTTGGGGTGTTGGCCCATTGATTGTTCATAATTCGAATGATAAGTTGAGCAGAATTGTGGTTGAAGGATTACGAGTAGGAACAGATCCAGATGGTAGCCATTATTGGGGCACGTCTAAGAACTATGATCAATTGATAGTGGAAATGGCAACACCCAGTACGACATTATTATTAAATCCAAAATTATGGGATAGATTATCATCAGCAGAACAAGATAATGTTTTTAATTGGTTAAATACGGTTAATAGTCGAAAAACGCCTAAGAATAATTGGCTGTTTTTTAGAATTTTAGTCAATGTTTGCTTTAAAAAACTAGGTAGAGAATTTAATCAAGAAATAATAGAAGAAGATTTTAAAGAAATCGAAGCATTTTATATTGGAAATGGTTGGTACTATGATGGTAGGTCAACACAAATGGATTATTACATTTCATTTGCTATTCACTATTATTCATTAATTTATTGTAAGTTTATGGAGGATAGTGATAAAGCCAGGACTGATTCGTTCAAAAAAAGAGTAAAAGAATTCGCTGAGAGTTTTCAGTATTGGTTTGATGCAAACGGTGAAGCCATTCCTTTTGGTAGAAGTTTGACGTATCGTTTTGCTCAAAGTGCTTTTTGGTCAGCTTTAGTATTTGCTGATGTTGAAGCACTTCCTTGGGGAGAAATTAAAGGAATACTTGAAAGAAATATGACCTCATGGTGTGAACATGATATTTTTTTAAGAGATGGTCGATTAACTATTGGGTATCATTATGAAAATTTAGTCATGGCAGAAGGATACAATGGATCAGGGTCACCTTACTGGGCTTTTAAAACATTTTTACTTTTGGCAGTGGACGAAACACATCCATTTTGGTCTAGTCAGTCAATTGAAAAGCAATCGAATAAGTCAGAATACTTAATACCTGAAGCCCAAATGCTTGTTCAAACATCTCCAAATCAAGTACAGTCTTTTGTTGCAGGACAGTTTGAACCAAATCAAGCGCATATAGAGGCAAAATACAGTAAATTGGTTTACTCAACAGTATTTGGTTTTAGTGTACCAAAAAGCCATCTGTTTTATCGTCAGGGTGGATTTGATAATTGTTTAGCTTTATCAGAAGATGATAGCTATTATAGAACAAAATTTAAATCTGACTCTTTTGAAGTGACACAAGAGTATGTTAAAAGTATTTGGAAACCATGGAGTAACGTGGAGGTATCTACTCTTGTTGTCCCTATGAATGGTTGGCATGTTCGTGTACATGACATAGAAACACAACGAGAGCTAATTGTTCGTGATGGAGGGTTTGCGACACCGATTGAAGAAACAAATGTAGTGGAAGAGCATAATAAAATGACGTGTGAATCATCTATTGGGACAAGTGTTTTAGTTCCTTTAGAAGGATTTGAAGATATGGAATATACGACTAACGAGCCAAATACTAGTTTGTTTTTTAAAAATAGTGGGCATCCATCTAGTCGAGCAACATTATCTATTGGAAAACATCGTCTGATTAGTTTAGTTGGAGGTATTGCAAGCGGTGATTCAGAATGGTTACGTCAACCAGTAGTACAGGTTGAGAATAATATATTAATAATCATACAGGGGGATAGTAAAAAAGCCATCCAACTATCAAGTTTTATATAAAATAAAAATGACTTGACTAACTAAGATAGTTAATCGAGTCATTTATTTTTTTAAAAGACAACAACAGGCACGCCTACATCAATCATATTGAATAACTTGGCACAAACATCAGGAGGAGTGTTAATACAACCATGAGAGCCAACTGTTGTGTATGATGTTCCACCGTATGCATTGGCATTTTGCCAAGGTGAATCATGAATTCCAACACCTGTCCAATCAATAGGCATCCAATAATCAACAGGACTAGCATAATCTTCACCACGTAAAATTTCATTACGTTTTTTATTCCAAACATAAAATACGCCAGGTGGTGTCGGAGTACTTGGCTTACCAGAAATAATAGGTGTCTCTAAAGCTACTTTGCCATCCTTGTAGTACCACATATGCTGAGCTTGTAAATCAACTTCTATGTATGTATTTGATATTAATGGTGTTTCTGGTGTTGTGCTTCCTTGATAAGCAGGAACACGATTTGTAAATCCTTTGCCTGATAAGATCAGTTCAGTCAATTGCTCAACTTCATTATCAGTCCAGATAGTCCAACTATACGTGCCAGCAGGGACAGTCACTTCACCACGTTTTGTACTATTAAATTTCGTTGGATTAGTACTTGTATTGTAAGTTTGTCCTAATTGAGTAACATACTCTTTTACAAGGTCTTTCTTTAAATCGACATCGCCTTTTTCGTTTGTTGTTAACCAACTAGCGATTGTTTCTTTAGGGATAGCAATTTCTTGTCCATTGATAAGATAAGTTGCGCTAACGTCTGTTAATTTGTTAATGTCTTCTAATTCTTTTTTTAATTTACTATCAGTTGCTAGAACAGTTGGTTTTTGGACATATGTCTCTAACTCAATTGTTCCTTCGCCTTCTTTTACATGCGATTCAAAAGCAGAAATAAATTTATCTATATCAATCGTATTTCCTGCTACTTCATTTGTTATTTGGAATGTACCATCTTTCATTTCAATCATCGCATTCTTGGTTGGCGTACGTTTTTTATTGAATTCAGTTAATGTTGTTCTCAGCTCAGTTGCTTCTTTAGCTAGTGCATCCTTATTGTAATCAGTCATAATGATTGGCACATTTTTTGGTTTATTAATATAATTCATAAACCATAGCCAAGGATTTTGTTTTTTTATAGTATTATCAACAGTTTTATCAACATCAAATGTAATGCCTAATTGTTGTTTAGGAATTGCTTTCCATGTCTTTCCACTATCTAAAACCAGAAATTCATCTTGATGGACGTTGTCCTTTATTTTTTTTATTGCTTCTTTCTTAGACAATTGACTAATATTGATTTGACCAACTGTTGTATTGGGTAAGAATTTATTTTGATAAATGATTGCGAAATACGAGTAAATACTTACAATAATTAATACCAAGACCAGTGGTACCAATAACCACGATTTTCGTTTCATATGAAGCCCCTTCCCATAATAAAAATTGTAACATTATTGTAACATATTCTTCATTAAAAACAATATAAGTGCTTCCATATCTTTTTAGTCAATAAAAAGTAAGAAAAGACTAGAAAAGTATTTATTCCAGTCTTTTTGTCATTCAGTTTATTTGAAAGCTTCATCCAATACTTGTTTTAAACGTTCAGCAGATAAATCAAATTTCTCTTGTTCAGCATCTGTTAGTGGGAGTTCAATGACATGACTGATTCCCTGGCGGTTAATAACAGCAGGAGCTCCAATATAAATATCGTTTAACCCATATTGACCATCTAA contains:
- a CDS encoding helix-turn-helix transcriptional regulator, whose product is MLATILKEKRHELGLTQQDVAEQLNVTRQTVSSWEVGKSIPDISSLISLSELYDISLDYMLKGDKQVSEKLKKDVIELNFLRFFSKATLIILGVILIILVPFSGIVLLGIYFYLTVIKKKEVKIITHTKEEKVVEERTSSVIQAITDSTSIIGAVSLFYVVISIIIGNASLIVDEQNRYILIVLFIGMAVGRYIRYQRGMKE
- a CDS encoding DUF2264 domain-containing protein — encoded protein: MMIVREVEGFLRVLWGVGPLIVHNSNDKLSRIVVEGLRVGTDPDGSHYWGTSKNYDQLIVEMATPSTTLLLNPKLWDRLSSAEQDNVFNWLNTVNSRKTPKNNWLFFRILVNVCFKKLGREFNQEIIEEDFKEIEAFYIGNGWYYDGRSTQMDYYISFAIHYYSLIYCKFMEDSDKARTDSFKKRVKEFAESFQYWFDANGEAIPFGRSLTYRFAQSAFWSALVFADVEALPWGEIKGILERNMTSWCEHDIFLRDGRLTIGYHYENLVMAEGYNGSGSPYWAFKTFLLLAVDETHPFWSSQSIEKQSNKSEYLIPEAQMLVQTSPNQVQSFVAGQFEPNQAHIEAKYSKLVYSTVFGFSVPKSHLFYRQGGFDNCLALSEDDSYYRTKFKSDSFEVTQEYVKSIWKPWSNVEVSTLVVPMNGWHVRVHDIETQRELIVRDGGFATPIEETNVVEEHNKMTCESSIGTSVLVPLEGFEDMEYTTNEPNTSLFFKNSGHPSSRATLSIGKHRLISLVGGIASGDSEWLRQPVVQVENNILIIIQGDSKKAIQLSSFI
- a CDS encoding serine hydrolase domain-containing protein, with the protein product MKKKIAKKIALTGLATVVLLLGLNHYFRQNIIKDEVFAADEKDDTSLQVSMDDYFSDENYNGIAMVLENGDVLSASAYGYSNYEAREKNTLDTLFPVASLQKMMTATLVAKEISQGKISYETPLSDFYPDIAYSDEITIRDLLDQTSGIRMDEIAPGDILKTQKEQMDYVLESLESTGEMSFSYTNANYSLLAGILSTVTGEDYETLFTKEIIEPLHLSNTFFWDTVSDKKVAKAYNSSILLGEYATGTDNFVAAKPLYSSLIGAGNVLMSAKDLATYLEGLANGTLITKDEFSDLIQGNPEYSGAFWGNDELLQTNGSLGNYQSSVLLDKSGGKMVILISNGSEIDSLSDLASDIYQRTFN
- a CDS encoding L,D-transpeptidase family protein, which codes for MKRKSWLLVPLVLVLIIVSIYSYFAIIYQNKFLPNTTVGQINISQLSKKEAIKKIKDNVHQDEFLVLDSGKTWKAIPKQQLGITFDVDKTVDNTIKKQNPWLWFMNYINKPKNVPIIMTDYNKDALAKEATELRTTLTEFNKKRTPTKNAMIEMKDGTFQITNEVAGNTIDIDKFISAFESHVKEGEGTIELETYVQKPTVLATDSKLKKELEDINKLTDVSATYLINGQEIAIPKETIASWLTTNEKGDVDLKKDLVKEYVTQLGQTYNTSTNPTKFNSTKRGEVTVPAGTYSWTIWTDNEVEQLTELILSGKGFTNRVPAYQGSTTPETPLISNTYIEVDLQAQHMWYYKDGKVALETPIISGKPSTPTPPGVFYVWNKKRNEILRGEDYASPVDYWMPIDWTGVGIHDSPWQNANAYGGTSYTTVGSHGCINTPPDVCAKLFNMIDVGVPVVVF
- a CDS encoding histidine phosphatase family protein — encoded protein: MKKKSGVLVGVLATVFLYLGACSIQKEGSTKVNDKPAEELTLYVVRHGKTMLNTTDRVQGWSDAVLTPEGEKVVMAAGKGLADVEFQSAYSSDSGRAIQTADLILAENNKKNVELKTDKRLREFNFGSYEGDLNHTMWQDIADDNGVTLEEFMKDMSPESFANSVAKLDKEKVEKGANWAAEDYKTITTRLTEGLNEIVKEESKKNGSGNVLITSHGLSIAALLDTLFDGFEVPEGGLKNSSVSIIKYKDGKYKLESVNDLSYVEKGQKEN